One Edaphobacter lichenicola DNA window includes the following coding sequences:
- a CDS encoding ABC transporter ATP-binding protein, translating into MNSSSRSSSDRGTVCASERVWKPKLVAAIPEVWMLVKPFRWLIFGCFALMIVNRICGLAVPVAFRYLVNDVMYGRRFDKLALIVSAVAGATCIQGVTTFFLSQKLSITGQRLIADLRKQVQKHIGRLPISFYDGSRAGDLTARIMNDAEGVRDLVGAGLVDLAGGMLTAIIALVLLLRISTLMTMLTFCILVGFGFFLKTAFGITRPIFHERSKLTAEVAGRLTESLAAVRVVKGYRAEASEANVFANGAERILKNHVSSIGAQSWMSLASTILFGIVGGLIMYLGALEVKEHRLDIGSYVEFIMLLAFMVAPIALLVSVGSQLTESIAKLHRTAVLLREPKEDSEICRTRMIGPIQGSVVFRDVSFTYTTGKAVLHGLQFEADPGTVTALVGASGAGKSTIISLICGFYIPVDGQILIDGVDLSTVQLDSYRQQLGVVLQDTFLFDGSIRENVLFSRPGAHREQWLEACRIARVDEFVERLPDQYETVVGERGIRLSGGQRQRISIARAILANPRILILDEATSSLDSESEALIQAGLSSLMRGRTTFVIAHRLSTIQSADQILVLDHGKIVERGTHESLYSLQQHYYDFYTRQHRLESNLFLATGEGDLCPTPV; encoded by the coding sequence ATGAATTCTTCTTCCAGATCATCCAGCGACAGAGGCACTGTATGTGCATCGGAACGCGTATGGAAGCCGAAGCTTGTCGCGGCAATCCCTGAAGTCTGGATGCTCGTCAAGCCATTTCGCTGGCTCATCTTTGGTTGTTTTGCGTTGATGATAGTTAACCGCATATGTGGCCTTGCAGTTCCCGTCGCTTTCCGTTACTTAGTCAACGATGTAATGTACGGACGTCGTTTCGATAAGTTAGCTTTGATCGTTAGTGCCGTCGCTGGGGCGACATGCATTCAGGGTGTTACTACTTTTTTCCTTTCTCAAAAGCTCTCCATCACTGGTCAGCGTTTGATCGCGGACCTTCGGAAACAAGTTCAGAAACATATTGGGCGCCTCCCCATCTCGTTTTACGATGGCAGTCGCGCTGGAGATCTCACAGCCCGCATTATGAACGATGCGGAAGGTGTCCGTGACCTGGTAGGCGCCGGCCTCGTGGATTTGGCAGGAGGTATGCTGACCGCGATCATCGCTCTTGTCCTTCTCTTACGCATCAGCACCTTGATGACAATGTTGACTTTCTGCATTCTGGTCGGGTTCGGGTTCTTTCTTAAGACTGCATTTGGCATCACGCGCCCGATTTTTCATGAACGCTCCAAGCTGACTGCTGAGGTAGCGGGGCGCTTAACCGAATCGCTTGCAGCTGTGCGTGTAGTAAAGGGCTACCGTGCCGAAGCTAGCGAGGCCAATGTGTTCGCCAATGGCGCTGAGCGCATACTTAAGAACCATGTGAGCTCCATTGGTGCACAATCATGGATGTCGCTGGCGTCTACTATCCTGTTTGGCATAGTTGGCGGCCTGATCATGTACCTCGGTGCGCTGGAGGTGAAGGAACACCGTTTAGACATTGGCAGTTATGTGGAGTTCATCATGCTGCTGGCTTTTATGGTAGCTCCCATTGCACTCCTCGTTAGTGTTGGAAGTCAACTTACAGAGTCCATCGCCAAGCTTCACCGTACCGCGGTCCTCCTTAGAGAACCTAAGGAGGACAGTGAGATATGCCGTACCCGAATGATTGGCCCAATCCAAGGTAGCGTCGTTTTCAGGGATGTTTCATTTACTTACACAACCGGGAAGGCTGTATTGCATGGGCTTCAGTTTGAGGCCGATCCAGGTACAGTGACCGCACTGGTCGGTGCTTCTGGTGCTGGTAAATCTACAATCATCTCGCTGATTTGCGGTTTTTATATTCCAGTTGACGGTCAGATCCTTATCGATGGCGTCGACTTGTCAACCGTGCAGCTCGACAGCTATCGCCAACAACTGGGCGTGGTGCTGCAGGATACATTTTTGTTCGATGGGAGCATTCGCGAAAACGTTCTATTTAGCCGTCCTGGCGCACATAGAGAACAATGGCTCGAGGCTTGCCGTATCGCCCGCGTGGATGAATTCGTAGAGCGACTTCCGGATCAGTATGAGACAGTCGTGGGCGAAAGGGGAATCCGGCTGTCGGGGGGACAGCGCCAGCGGATCTCCATTGCCCGCGCCATTTTAGCGAATCCGCGCATTCTCATCCTCGACGAGGCCACAAGTTCGCTTGACTCGGAATCGGAAGCGCTGATCCAGGCAGGTCTGAGTTCTTTGATGAGGGGCAGAACAACTTTTGTTATCGCTCATCGGCTTTCCACGATCCAAAGCGCCGACCAGATTCTTGTGCTTGATCACGGGAAGATCGTCGAACGTGGAACGCATGAATCTCTGTATTCGCTCCAGCAACATTACTATGACTTCTACACGAGACAACACAGACTTGAAAGCAACCTGTTTCTGGCAACCGGCGAAGGAGACCTATGCCCAACTCCAGTTTGA
- a CDS encoding DUF2306 domain-containing protein, whose translation MVLNGDRDNHAMLRGLHEGIGSSPVGAPLDPSRGIAQLGEAAAEKQVLHSSQPRFMKVALWMLIGAMTLSVTLYSEVPLLRQAAERAYLGSILFLIVPHITGGVLALLIGPIQFSSRLRRRYPRFHRALGRIYVTAVFVAAPLAITLSKHRHDPRAIHFVVATSVQACTWMITTLAAFLTARNGHIQQHREWMVRSYAVTLTFVGTRVLQPIPAWNRHSEAGFAIEIIIITFLAILIPDIAFHWRQLTTHHPRPVVLKA comes from the coding sequence ATGGTGCTCAACGGTGATCGAGACAATCACGCGATGCTGAGAGGACTACACGAGGGCATAGGGTCGTCCCCTGTGGGTGCTCCCTTAGACCCATCCAGAGGGATCGCGCAACTTGGTGAAGCAGCGGCAGAAAAACAGGTTCTCCATTCTTCTCAGCCGCGTTTTATGAAGGTTGCGCTTTGGATGCTCATCGGCGCGATGACACTCTCGGTTACGCTCTACAGCGAAGTACCGCTCCTCCGTCAAGCAGCGGAACGGGCGTACCTGGGCTCCATTCTTTTTCTCATAGTCCCGCACATAACGGGGGGCGTGCTCGCACTTCTTATCGGGCCAATTCAGTTTTCGAGCCGATTGCGCAGACGTTATCCGCGATTTCACCGGGCACTTGGAAGAATTTATGTGACTGCCGTATTTGTAGCCGCTCCCCTCGCGATCACGTTGTCAAAGCACCGGCACGACCCCCGAGCTATCCATTTTGTAGTGGCCACTTCTGTTCAAGCCTGCACATGGATGATTACTACACTTGCGGCGTTTCTCACGGCTCGTAATGGCCACATTCAGCAGCATCGCGAATGGATGGTCCGTTCCTATGCCGTGACACTTACATTTGTGGGTACTCGCGTGCTTCAACCGATTCCGGCCTGGAACCGACATAGCGAGGCCGGTTTCGCTATCGAGATCATCATAATCACATTTCTAGCCATTCTGATTCCAGATATTGCTTTCCATTGGCGACAGCTGACGACACACCACCCTCGACCCGTTGTACTAAAAGCCTAG
- a CDS encoding putative sugar O-methyltransferase, whose translation MSLTNISHPLRSARKAKSWFAAHVHMWRFGNHGRRRFKKDPRYDLQQVTAGFANRIDEASDDTPLLERICAAYNKAESEPHSVLGAYIASESVRRLRQGSLSPSIRALIKHETVALGEMYRNFYRDPCSAGLLAAPQGMSKAYFGPQIKDIYRHFYLSHVLYRLDYWKSLTSNRFSLKDLAGSGIGNPFGVVIDGTHITVGAEYSHYCAQRVAGLVDRFCIPHSTVAEIGGGFGAVAYYLLRDHRPLTYFDFDVPERIALSSYHLMKAFPHLTFLLYGEKSLTQDALSEVDVALLPISALAAMQNASIDITFSSNGVSNLSAGAMTECLQRIAAITRHSVLYIANQSSSELIGELLGEGANALTLMDRRTSGWHSHRVSGAGVGGAAALANSTLIEQTFSRKPAVVYSAVDAPVLAAREGAHGAQR comes from the coding sequence GTGAGTTTGACCAATATAAGTCATCCGCTTCGCAGCGCCAGAAAGGCGAAGTCATGGTTTGCCGCTCATGTTCACATGTGGAGGTTTGGCAACCACGGCCGAAGACGTTTTAAAAAAGATCCCCGCTATGATCTGCAACAGGTCACGGCTGGCTTCGCCAATCGAATCGATGAAGCGTCTGACGATACACCTCTTCTTGAACGCATCTGTGCAGCCTACAATAAAGCCGAAAGCGAACCGCATTCCGTACTTGGCGCCTATATAGCGTCGGAGTCGGTGCGAAGGCTGCGACAAGGAAGTTTGAGCCCATCAATCCGGGCGCTCATTAAGCATGAAACTGTTGCTTTAGGCGAGATGTACCGAAACTTCTACCGCGATCCTTGCTCTGCCGGCTTGTTGGCAGCTCCTCAAGGAATGTCGAAAGCTTATTTTGGACCGCAAATCAAAGACATCTACCGTCATTTTTATCTAAGCCACGTTTTATATCGACTCGACTACTGGAAATCTCTTACCAGCAACCGCTTCTCTCTGAAGGACCTAGCAGGATCGGGAATCGGCAATCCGTTCGGAGTTGTGATCGACGGGACGCATATCACCGTCGGAGCGGAGTACTCACACTATTGCGCGCAGCGGGTAGCCGGCTTAGTAGATCGCTTCTGCATACCCCATTCGACCGTAGCGGAAATCGGTGGTGGCTTCGGCGCTGTCGCCTACTATCTTCTCCGTGATCATCGACCTCTAACCTATTTTGATTTTGACGTTCCGGAGCGAATTGCTCTGAGCTCATACCATCTGATGAAGGCATTTCCCCATTTAACTTTTCTACTATATGGCGAGAAGTCGCTGACCCAAGACGCTCTCTCAGAGGTTGACGTAGCACTGTTGCCTATATCTGCGCTGGCGGCTATGCAGAATGCTTCTATCGACATCACCTTTAGCTCCAATGGAGTTTCAAATCTATCGGCAGGGGCGATGACTGAGTGCCTGCAAAGGATTGCGGCAATTACCAGGCATTCGGTGCTGTATATCGCCAATCAGTCGTCCAGCGAATTGATCGGGGAGTTGCTTGGCGAAGGAGCAAATGCGTTAACGCTGATGGATAGACGTACGTCGGGATGGCACAGTCATAGGGTTTCCGGTGCCGGTGTGGGAGGTGCAGCGGCCCTAGCCAACTCTACCTTGATCGAGCAGACTTTCAGCCGCAAACCCGCGGTTGTCTATTCCGCCGTCGACGCGCCGGTGCTTGCTGCAAGAGAAGGAGCGCATGGTGCTCAACGGTGA
- a CDS encoding phytanoyl-CoA dioxygenase family protein — translation MESFRDIDASHVDSAYVKSELDSRGYVLIRQFLPFEDIENLLRQIVQILSDEGWLLPNQHPMVRAANPKAACGESDPAFKRVYEKVFNLEAFHSFAHHPKLREVMRLLVGPKLLVHPKPIGRLIFPNCDRFVIHAHQDHLAVGGDTDCFTAWLPLHDCPAELGPLQVLEGSHHFGLQDADPDTGVISRDNARGREWVSGAINAGDALIFHGLTVHSASPNTSSQLRISMDCRFQDYSHVSNPANFVFPGSNDRSWESTYAHWLSEDLKYFWKHLPLKFKPSIDELTTLVNTADSERMRVRYNRILSQIKLQMPLDVISEVDQVSLSSRLALPQNRPGHERL, via the coding sequence ATGGAGTCATTCCGCGATATCGACGCTAGTCACGTGGATTCAGCTTACGTAAAGAGTGAGTTGGATTCGCGCGGCTACGTGCTCATCAGGCAGTTCCTGCCATTTGAAGACATTGAGAATTTGCTGCGCCAGATCGTGCAGATTCTCTCTGACGAAGGCTGGCTGCTGCCAAATCAGCACCCCATGGTGCGAGCGGCCAACCCAAAGGCAGCCTGCGGCGAATCTGATCCTGCATTTAAGCGAGTCTACGAAAAAGTCTTCAATCTTGAAGCTTTTCACTCTTTTGCTCATCACCCGAAACTTCGCGAGGTGATGCGTTTGCTGGTAGGCCCCAAGCTGCTTGTTCACCCGAAACCGATCGGTCGATTGATCTTTCCTAATTGCGATCGATTCGTGATTCATGCGCATCAGGACCACTTAGCTGTTGGAGGCGATACGGACTGCTTTACAGCATGGTTGCCACTTCACGACTGTCCGGCTGAACTTGGTCCGCTGCAGGTCCTGGAGGGTTCCCATCATTTCGGCCTGCAAGACGCCGATCCCGACACCGGGGTGATCTCAAGAGATAATGCGCGAGGCAGAGAATGGGTGAGCGGAGCGATCAATGCTGGAGATGCGCTGATCTTCCATGGCTTAACAGTTCACTCCGCCTCTCCAAACACTTCCAGTCAACTCCGAATTTCTATGGATTGCAGGTTTCAGGATTACTCCCATGTCTCAAATCCTGCGAACTTCGTATTCCCCGGCTCGAACGATCGCTCATGGGAAAGCACCTATGCCCATTGGCTGTCGGAGGATCTTAAGTACTTCTGGAAGCACCTGCCTCTGAAATTCAAGCCATCGATTGACGAACTGACGACCCTTGTCAATACCGCCGATTCTGAGCGGATGCGAGTACGTTACAACAGGATTCTGAGCCAGATCAAGCTGCAGATGCCACTCGATGTCATCTCAGAAGTCGATCAGGTCTCTCTATCCAGCCGGCTTGCGCTGCCGCAGAATCGACCGGGACACGAGCGCTTATGA
- a CDS encoding PNPOx family protein, with product MSIATRVRAGIKTVALGKTLLPQEFTLGLPEPQTEITVFLRGAGVNRDVTEHLSTACAEPLTICIGFDEGTCPSPRELSELTLVFSERNGQECVLGEIGLDYRQTLSGVRTEFMFFEPRSSKNFCLPNAQLGLHYILHAYRQWRRDNTQGIKMSFLERRASMVTFIRPHPIMLVSVGNHEEGNLFPMNLCGYLGNGYFGFALRTERVAGTVVQRTGYVALSSLPEQAGYLAYRLANQHKKESVDWSELPFATKISKALSIPIPEFAQRVKELEIWNSIAVGSHRFFIGQILEEETYTNELTFCSIHGFYQSWRLKKFEQRDRELARSLAADTFHKRERHPAK from the coding sequence ATGTCGATCGCGACCAGAGTCCGCGCAGGGATCAAGACAGTTGCCTTAGGAAAAACCTTACTTCCACAGGAATTCACTCTCGGGCTGCCGGAGCCGCAGACCGAGATCACTGTCTTTCTGCGCGGCGCAGGTGTGAATCGTGACGTAACGGAACACCTGTCGACGGCATGTGCTGAGCCGTTGACAATCTGCATCGGCTTCGATGAGGGCACCTGCCCAAGCCCCAGAGAGCTCTCTGAGCTGACCTTGGTATTTTCGGAGCGAAACGGCCAAGAGTGCGTCCTGGGCGAAATCGGTCTCGACTACAGGCAAACTTTGTCTGGCGTACGCACGGAGTTCATGTTTTTCGAACCGAGGAGTTCAAAGAATTTCTGCTTGCCGAATGCGCAGCTCGGACTCCATTACATTCTTCACGCATATCGTCAATGGAGGAGAGACAACACGCAAGGTATTAAAATGTCGTTCCTCGAGAGACGTGCATCTATGGTCACGTTCATCCGGCCTCACCCTATCATGTTGGTTAGTGTTGGCAATCACGAAGAAGGCAACCTCTTCCCCATGAATCTCTGCGGATATCTCGGCAACGGATACTTCGGCTTTGCGTTGAGAACGGAACGAGTTGCCGGTACGGTTGTCCAGCGGACTGGCTACGTGGCTCTCAGCAGCCTGCCTGAGCAGGCAGGCTATTTGGCTTACCGTCTGGCAAATCAGCACAAAAAGGAATCCGTCGATTGGAGTGAGCTTCCTTTCGCAACCAAGATCTCAAAGGCACTCAGCATTCCCATTCCAGAGTTCGCACAGAGAGTGAAGGAGCTTGAGATTTGGAACTCCATCGCTGTTGGCAGCCACCGCTTCTTCATTGGGCAGATCCTGGAAGAAGAAACATACACTAATGAATTGACGTTTTGCTCGATCCACGGTTTTTACCAATCCTGGAGACTCAAGAAATTTGAACAGCGCGATAGAGAACTGGCGCGCTCCCTTGCAGCGGACACATTTCATAAGCGAGAACGCCATCCCGCGAAATAA